The proteins below come from a single Patescibacteria group bacterium genomic window:
- a CDS encoding 3'-5' exonuclease — MRGFSKDILLIDFETTGLDLKKSLPIQLGAVLLDKQSLKEKDSFLSYIKQDVSNMPKESFDVHGITQGILNSAPMEEDVIEIFLSKFGTEIYLASWNEMLDHTMLSKMLNSVGKDIYEHDYHYLDIWSLAYMHMVKKGRGDIIRSEATFEYFGLPTRGRHDALEDCRHTAEVLRKVYNS; from the coding sequence ATGCGAGGCTTTTCTAAAGACATACTTTTAATCGACTTCGAAACCACCGGACTGGATCTCAAAAAGTCCTTGCCAATCCAGCTTGGGGCAGTACTGCTAGATAAACAAAGCCTGAAAGAAAAAGATAGTTTCCTAAGCTACATCAAGCAAGATGTTTCAAATATGCCCAAGGAGTCATTTGATGTACATGGAATTACACAGGGTATTTTAAATAGTGCTCCTATGGAGGAGGATGTAATTGAGATATTTTTAAGCAAATTTGGAACAGAAATATATCTAGCAAGCTGGAATGAAATGCTAGACCACACCATGCTTTCTAAAATGCTGAATTCGGTAGGTAAGGATATATATGAGCACGATTATCATTATTTAGATATTTGGAGCCTGGCATATATGCATATGGTTAAAAAAGGACGCGGTGATATTATAAGAAGTGAAGCTACATTTGAATATTTTGGACTGCCAACGCGAGGGCGGCATGATGCGCTTGAAGACTGCAGGCATACTGCAGAAGTATTAAGAAAGGTATATAATAGTTAA
- a CDS encoding glutathione peroxidase, which yields MSIYDYKIKQVDGKMQEMTKYRGKVLLIVNTATHCGFTPQYEGLEKLYKKYHKDGLEILDFPCNQFANQAPESDEEIANICAMRYKTTFETFAKIDVNGKNADPLYKYLKKQKGGLLSAIKWNFTKFLIDREGNVVARFASNLEPIKMEDDIKKLL from the coding sequence TTGAGTATATATGACTATAAGATCAAGCAAGTAGATGGCAAGATGCAAGAGATGACTAAATACCGCGGCAAGGTACTACTTATAGTCAACACCGCGACTCACTGTGGCTTTACCCCTCAATATGAAGGCCTAGAGAAGCTATATAAAAAATACCACAAAGACGGCCTAGAGATTCTAGATTTTCCCTGCAATCAATTTGCCAATCAGGCTCCAGAATCAGACGAAGAAATAGCCAATATTTGCGCCATGCGCTATAAAACAACTTTTGAGACTTTCGCAAAGATTGATGTCAACGGCAAAAATGCCGACCCTCTGTATAAATACCTAAAAAAACAAAAAGGCGGCTTACTAAGTGCCATAAAATGGAACTTTACAAAGTTTTTGATTGATAGAGAAGGTAATGTCGTAGCCCGATTTGCTAGCAATCTAGAACCAATCAAAATGGAAGACGATATCAAGAAGCTGCTGTAG
- a CDS encoding YbaB/EbfC family nucleoid-associated protein — MSMMEKAKLAQKALKLQKELKRMQIVAEAGEGDVTVTAGLAISQSSMNVEIKSIEIKPEASEDLERLSSLIIAAVNQANKDLMSEATEKMQEIAGSMNLPGM; from the coding sequence ATGTCGATGATGGAAAAAGCCAAATTGGCCCAGAAAGCCTTAAAATTACAAAAAGAGCTCAAAAGAATGCAAATCGTGGCAGAGGCAGGCGAAGGTGATGTCACAGTTACGGCTGGCCTAGCGATTAGTCAATCCAGTATGAATGTCGAGATTAAGAGTATAGAGATTAAGCCTGAAGCCAGTGAAGACCTTGAAAGGCTGTCATCTTTGATCATCGCAGCAGTTAACCAGGCAAATAAGGACCTTATGAGTGAGGCTACAGAGAAAATGCAAGAGATTGCTGGTAGCATGAATCTTCCTGGCATGTAG
- a CDS encoding YaaA family protein: protein MIILLHSSKTMKATKLVGLELSKPALAAQAQELGVYLASLKLGEIQAVMGVSGNLAQEIMTTASSWPAAQDKGSALHSFRGDVFSGLQVASFDKKDLAYANQHLKIISGLYGLLRPLDAVSPYRLEMGYKLIREPFTSLYKFWSDTLAKLLPAGQPIVNLTSLEYGRAIVPYLDKSLVISPRFYTYNAKARQYTSVAVHSKIARGAFAHWLITKRINKVSELTNFDEIGYRYEASLSTPLAPAFVCRDFMGKGLSVRLG from the coding sequence ATGATAATTTTACTTCACTCATCTAAGACAATGAAGGCCACCAAGCTAGTAGGGCTAGAGCTATCTAAGCCGGCGCTGGCGGCTCAAGCTCAAGAGCTAGGGGTCTATTTGGCGAGCTTAAAGCTCGGAGAGATTCAGGCCGTCATGGGGGTTTCTGGCAATCTGGCTCAAGAAATCATGACCACAGCTAGTAGCTGGCCAGCTGCTCAAGACAAGGGCTCAGCCCTGCATAGCTTTCGGGGGGATGTTTTTAGTGGCTTGCAGGTGGCAAGCTTTGATAAAAAAGATCTAGCATATGCCAACCAACACCTCAAAATAATTTCTGGCCTGTATGGCCTTTTGCGGCCGCTTGATGCCGTGTCGCCTTATCGGCTAGAGATGGGCTACAAGCTGATTCGCGAGCCCTTCACCAGCTTGTATAAGTTCTGGAGTGATACGCTAGCCAAGCTACTACCAGCAGGCCAGCCAATTGTTAATTTGACTTCTCTAGAGTATGGGCGGGCCATTGTGCCTTATCTAGACAAGAGCTTAGTCATAAGCCCGCGATTTTATACATACAACGCCAAGGCTCGTCAGTACACCAGCGTAGCCGTGCATTCTAAAATAGCCCGCGGGGCCTTTGCGCACTGGCTTATAACTAAACGCATCAATAAGGTTTCAGAGCTAACTAATTTTGATGAGATCGGCTATAGGTATGAGGCCTCGCTAAGCACCCCACTGGCGCCAGCCTTTGTGTGTCGTGATTTTATGGGCAAAGGGCTGAGTGTTAGGCTGGGTTAA
- a CDS encoding D-alanine--D-alanine ligase, which translates to MTKISKHIQIVRTDRAGAGGMSKSTQDKVFAVLTKRYSKVGISIINTLKDLDTLADLSPDLVFLGASKLKLDLDGGPEGRVVWLSEFLDQKGIRYTGSNMTAMDINNDKVLAKQAIADAGLPTSAHFTAIPGEYGPNDNLDILYPLFIKPISSGGSKGIDELSVAHNFDDFSSKVESIFNVFGTRALVESFLQGREYSVAILGFGAEASAMPIEILTDKNAKGDRILCHDVKKEDTERVVKVVDPILRARIAALSLTMFRVLGGRDYGRIDLRMDSAGKIYFLEANLAPGLGGGYFTRACSLNGGLEYADTILAIAELGLAHRCSTKIADSLVPIRVNQD; encoded by the coding sequence ATGACCAAAATTTCAAAACACATTCAAATAGTACGAACCGATAGGGCTGGTGCGGGAGGCATGAGTAAATCTACGCAAGATAAAGTATTCGCTGTTCTAACAAAAAGATATTCTAAAGTAGGTATAAGCATAATTAATACTCTTAAGGACCTAGACACTCTAGCCGATCTATCGCCCGATTTAGTTTTTCTGGGAGCTTCAAAGCTTAAGCTTGACCTAGATGGCGGGCCGGAGGGAAGAGTAGTTTGGCTATCTGAGTTTCTGGATCAAAAAGGTATTAGATACACAGGCTCGAACATGACTGCGATGGATATTAATAATGACAAGGTCTTGGCCAAGCAAGCAATAGCAGATGCTGGGCTGCCAACATCTGCCCATTTCACAGCTATCCCTGGCGAGTATGGGCCTAACGATAATCTTGATATACTTTACCCTCTTTTCATTAAGCCCATATCATCGGGTGGCAGTAAGGGCATAGATGAGCTTTCTGTAGCGCATAATTTTGATGATTTTAGCAGTAAAGTAGAATCTATCTTTAATGTGTTTGGCACAAGAGCCTTAGTTGAATCGTTCCTGCAGGGAAGAGAATACAGCGTAGCTATCCTAGGGTTTGGTGCAGAAGCATCAGCAATGCCTATAGAGATACTCACCGATAAAAATGCCAAAGGCGACAGAATACTGTGCCACGATGTCAAAAAGGAAGACACCGAGCGAGTCGTAAAAGTTGTTGATCCAATACTCAGGGCGAGGATAGCTGCTTTATCGCTAACAATGTTTAGGGTCCTTGGCGGTCGCGATTACGGCAGAATAGACTTGAGGATGGACAGTGCAGGAAAGATATACTTTTTAGAAGCAAACCTAGCTCCCGGGCTTGGAGGAGGGTATTTTACCAGGGCCTGTAGCCTTAATGGCGGATTAGAATACGCTGATACAATTTTGGCTATTGCTGAGTTAGGCTTGGCCCACCGTTGCAGTACTAAAATCGCAGATAGCTTAGTACCTATTCGAGTTAATCAAGATTAA
- a CDS encoding RNA-binding protein — MAKNLFVGSLPWSVNDEQLAQIFAEAGTVDSARVITERDSGRSKGFGFVEMASDDEAKKAVEMLNGKEIEGRAITVNEARPREER, encoded by the coding sequence ATGGCAAAGAATCTATTTGTTGGTTCACTCCCATGGAGTGTAAACGACGAGCAGCTTGCTCAAATTTTTGCAGAGGCCGGTACAGTTGATTCAGCTCGTGTTATCACAGAGCGAGACAGCGGCCGATCTAAGGGTTTCGGATTTGTGGAAATGGCTTCAGACGATGAAGCTAAAAAAGCAGTCGAAATGCTAAATGGCAAAGAAATTGAAGGACGAGCTATCACCGTGAATGAAGCTCGACCACGCGAAGAAAGATAA
- the cysS gene encoding cysteine--tRNA ligase has translation MLKLYNSLTNTKVELKPINSNRVTIYSCGPTVYDHVHVGNLRAFLLPDLLQRVIRHVEQHDVEWVMNITDIDDKMIAKSKQIYPDDEPMTALGRLADKYTDLFTEDIEKVGVKRGDISHLPRATDFIDSMQKIILDLREQGVAYISSGSVYFSIKNYQATGKTYGRLVNLDFTAKPRVTDDQDQKIGVADFVLWKASKPGEPQWDFKIGTSLYPGRPGWHIECSAMSGELLANNFDIHTGGVDLKFPHHENELAQCGGKQANIYMHNEHLSLGSTKMSKSLGNTMVMNDINHPMAYRYLVMSAHYRTRMDLDIEDINSAHERVKSLRVYVDNLMLARVGQLSEMDQTGSVDKFLEEFNSALRDDLNTPRALAALKIIEGKIYTLDAREAMRLVDDVFGLQLVFDDPLHDTILELIDSYDSARKDKNFALSDSIRKHLTDNFSLILSDTPIGSLVSRA, from the coding sequence ATGCTCAAGCTATACAACTCACTAACAAATACCAAAGTAGAATTAAAGCCAATCAATTCTAATCGGGTAACCATATATAGCTGTGGGCCCACGGTCTACGACCATGTTCATGTAGGCAACCTGAGGGCCTTTTTATTACCCGACTTGCTCCAAAGGGTTATAAGGCATGTCGAGCAGCATGATGTCGAGTGGGTAATGAATATCACAGATATTGACGACAAGATGATAGCTAAATCAAAGCAAATTTACCCAGATGATGAGCCAATGACTGCGCTTGGGAGACTGGCAGACAAGTACACGGACTTATTTACAGAAGACATTGAGAAAGTAGGGGTAAAAAGAGGGGATATAAGTCATCTACCCAGAGCTACCGACTTTATAGATTCAATGCAGAAGATAATTTTAGATTTAAGAGAGCAAGGGGTTGCATATATATCTTCAGGAAGTGTATATTTTAGCATTAAGAATTATCAGGCGACAGGCAAGACATACGGTAGGCTTGTAAACCTCGACTTCACAGCTAAACCCAGAGTTACGGACGATCAAGATCAGAAAATAGGAGTTGCTGATTTTGTGCTGTGGAAGGCCAGTAAGCCAGGTGAGCCGCAGTGGGATTTTAAGATTGGTACTAGTCTTTATCCAGGTAGACCAGGCTGGCATATCGAGTGTTCTGCTATGAGCGGGGAGTTATTAGCAAATAACTTCGATATTCACACCGGTGGAGTAGACCTTAAATTCCCTCATCATGAAAATGAGCTTGCCCAGTGTGGGGGTAAGCAAGCCAACATATATATGCACAATGAGCATTTGAGTCTAGGATCCACCAAGATGAGTAAATCACTCGGCAATACCATGGTAATGAATGATATTAACCACCCTATGGCTTATCGGTACTTAGTAATGAGTGCTCACTATAGAACTAGAATGGACCTAGACATAGAGGACATTAACTCAGCCCATGAGAGGGTGAAGAGCTTAAGGGTGTATGTAGATAATTTGATGCTTGCTAGAGTAGGACAATTATCAGAAATGGACCAAACAGGCTCGGTTGATAAGTTCTTAGAAGAGTTCAACTCTGCTCTAAGGGATGACCTAAACACTCCTAGGGCTCTAGCTGCCCTTAAAATTATAGAGGGTAAAATTTATACTTTAGACGCCAGAGAAGCTATGCGCTTAGTCGATGATGTATTTGGGCTTCAGCTAGTATTTGACGATCCACTCCACGATACAATACTCGAGCTGATAGACAGCTATGATAGTGCCAGAAAAGATAAAAATTTTGCACTTTCCGACTCAATAAGAAAACATTTGACTGATAATTTTAGCTTGATACTATCTGATACACCCATTGGTAGCCTAGTAAGCAGGGCCTAG
- the recR gene encoding recombination mediator RecR — protein sequence MQILPDNITNLIDEFSKLPSIGAKSAERMVFYLLANGDSEQFGRVVLELKKGLQRCHTCKNYASGDLCPICSSTSRTADLIAVVSSPMDIVALERTGLFRGQYHILHGVISPIDGIGPDDLEIQSLIDRVSLVEPEEIILATNPNIEGETTSIYISRKLIDQGYTGKISKLAHGLPIGGDLEYADQLTLSRALDNRQAF from the coding sequence ATGCAGATTCTCCCAGATAATATTACTAATCTAATAGATGAGTTTTCTAAGTTGCCATCGATTGGCGCAAAGTCTGCCGAGCGAATGGTTTTTTATTTACTCGCCAACGGTGATAGCGAGCAATTCGGCAGGGTAGTGCTAGAGCTCAAGAAAGGTCTCCAAAGGTGTCATACCTGCAAGAATTATGCCTCGGGTGATTTATGCCCTATATGCTCAAGCACCAGCAGGACAGCCGATCTTATAGCTGTAGTATCTAGCCCAATGGATATAGTAGCGCTAGAGAGAACGGGCTTATTTAGAGGCCAATATCATATACTACATGGCGTAATAAGCCCTATTGACGGTATCGGACCAGATGATTTGGAAATCCAAAGTCTTATAGATAGAGTCTCGTTAGTAGAGCCCGAAGAAATCATCCTTGCCACCAACCCTAATATTGAAGGTGAGACTACTTCAATTTACATATCGCGCAAGCTTATAGATCAGGGCTATACTGGCAAAATTAGCAAGCTAGCTCATGGATTGCCGATTGGTGGGGATTTAGAGTACGCCGATCAGCTGACATTGAGTAGGGCATTAGACAATAGGCAGGCCTTTTAG